From Argopecten irradians isolate NY chromosome 2, Ai_NY, whole genome shotgun sequence, the proteins below share one genomic window:
- the LOC138314620 gene encoding SRC kinase signaling inhibitor 1-like isoform X8: MFNLDVSREIHQEKLNMEKYIIKKAPVQVKQNHHGSLDDVKGGYSSEPDTIVWTTNNANYSAIQSRSLPQKPTSGQSQEQHRKNVPRKNPRRHTVGGATLMQESPEDTADDSARKREAFMELLAKRYPQYRDKISGTASEEGFPIGGRRTRDPTRRATVVTYNPGSVSGDYEESETMSNVEGPVSNFSRGGYMRSSLPIVRSPPNTYERPMGFVFLIYREETRRAVLPNEITHLDTVRAMFVRAFPQKLNLEILESPRRKIYILEPKSSIYYQLEDLRDIRDRAVLKIHECDSFEPQKIKEPAPETRGKLVQPPAGQRGPGFPGDSPATAITDHVRKAQTMPASMAHSYPTYVEMEYERPRSQTPDPVRMSRSQGSSSGTYGRVMYQSPERQLSLERPNLRPIPENHQMQNGYIPNNKVQYDDMDGRGQPIYGHLTSSRSQPPPGDPLRRAFSPPPSSAVSQDYDHFRAPGGPAPGAPPQTYVAHGTRASNVSAPQRATGPGNDPRHAMHNNRHSLAFTPMADKTVSPTKPTVTNGVPRSQSYRVAPDTDRSVSLPQRPRSVTPQPVPPDVDPKYDDWFRMDKMEAQIANLAAWVQTAVVSTNSSRASSVRSGASTTPSDIAGSQFGSTPGKVEEDGENKGLSDLSTASQTTLTPGIKEGILNIKKQTTELRSDLRNIRRLHQLNKECIQESIQETLEKITKVLSTVPGSENQVLRKQRSETDVHLKSYISDKAMAFTELSDLEACVEELRFDVLSRHCLVNMADVEGMALLLSQVARCLGELKGLFPSLQEEVKHVLAGEMEVVVKEEKFLKDEPESLEEGLKRCKKLTNTLFTLKRLASVQEHRPHQKTGQTLGGKLPTDGDRKHLLDNISALVPDHNARIQKLEEADASRERKKKIVVKQEALKFGRSLEMATRSLKPASSKEQLEKGNEVTVQGTETQGTGSKVKGSPSLVHKTTSSTTDAPTKSSSLPPSGDKVRVVKDKQTERTKSEPRPFLTEKSRSLDNQLDSRDLAMSDSTVMRKPAVVVSAELPSASKCVPVESSKSQVNGDRMAAGKPVTTNGKNGSSKRSKSVDSGAMDEKDVKRNAEILRIQKNAARANFFSSITTPPTSPEEEKKSASTPNGAKAMDYTVRMSPVKVTVCGETQYTVTPSGSNTHRNTVPGSSGKPTFLPVSSKREKSSESKSATPSPTTPSYVITPGGTRVSNIPRISPQKTGASVQIRDITEPKISSSSKDSVSSSANGSSAKSNGKVTEKVERKASVDNGADTRQKRAPPPPPPRKSSSRPSSSINPHGPVSPVHSEADPQDSSVVTGHRMGPALNVGTLTSTPKAGITHKPTTKFEKDLAGGKSVSSLGNGEKRKTESTKADKVETPVSKSDNVPVAALKFDDASDQSEAAAVARREEREGSSESTTSSSSLDSQQGTVVLRCTSKSNRKPKPPPPARRSSLPLGNNPPVERTHSSGRSKVNGRRESEGELG, from the exons GACTCTGCACGGAAGCGGGAAGCGTTTATGGAACTGTTGGCCAAACGCTACCCCCAATATCGTGACAAAATCAGTGGTACGGCCAGTGAGGAGGGTTTTCCTATCGGG GGTCGTAGGACACGTGACCCTACACGGAGAGCTACAGTTGTGACCTATAACCCTGGGAGTGTGTCAGGTGACTATGAGGAATCAGAAACTATGTCAAATGTGGAGGGACCGGTCAGTAATTTCTCCAGAGGGGGCTATATGCGATCAAGTCTGCCCATCGTGCGGTCACCACCCAACACCTATGAGAGACCAATGG GATTTGTATTTCTGATCTATCGTGAAGAGACGAGGCGTGCTGTGTTGCCCAATGAGATCACTCACTTGGATACAGTACGGGCCATGTTTGTACGAGCTTTTCCACAGAAACTTAACCTGGAAATATTAGAGTCACCGCGCAGGAAGATCTACATCCTGGAGCCTAAAAGTTCTATCTATTATCAACTGGAAGATTTACG GGACATCCGTGACCGAGCTGTACTGAAGATACACGAGTGTGACAGTTTCGAGCCTCAGAAGATCAAGGAGCCTGCCCCTGAGACCAGGGGCAAGCTTGTACAGCCCCCTGCTGGGCAGAGGGGACCGGGATTCCCTGGGGACTCCCCTGCTACAGCCATTACTGACCAT GTACGGAAAGCCCAGACAATGCCTGCCAGCATGGCTCATTCCTATCCGACCTATGTAGAAATGGAGTATGAAAGGCCAAGATCACAGACACCAGACCCAGTCCGAATGTCAAGGAGTCAGGGGTCATCGTCAGGGACATACGGTCGGGTCATGTACCAGTCCCCTGAACGCCAACTCTCACTTGAACGACCAAACCTAAGACCAATTCCTGAAAATCACCAGATGCAAAATGGCTACATTCCCAATAATAAGGTTCAGTACGATGACATGGACGGCAGAGGCCAACCAATATATGGCCATCTGACAAGCAGTCGAAGTCAGCCTCCCCCTGGGGATCCTCTCCGGAGAGCATTTTCTCCTCCCCCCTCTAGTGCAGTTTCGCAAGATTATGATCATTTTCGAGCACCAGGAGGGCCAGCACCGGGAGCACCGCCTCAGACATACGTTGCCCATGGCACAAGGGCGAGCAATGTTTCAGCACCGCAAAGGGCCACAGGACCAGGCAATGATCCAA gGCACGCTATGCATAACAATCGCCATTCCTTAGCATTCACTCCTATGGCCGATAAAACAGTTTCCCCGACAAAGCCTACAGTTACCAATGGAGTGCCCAGGTCTCAGAGTTACCGCGTTGCTCCAGATACCGATAGATCTGTCTCGTTACCACAGCGACCACGCAGCGTGACGCCGCAACCTGTACCACCTGACGTAGACCCAAAGTATGATGATTG GTTTCGTATGGACAAGATGGAGGCCCAGATAGCCAATCTAGCTGCCTGGGTACAGACTGCCGTCGTGTCCACCAACTCAAGTCGCGCCAGCAGTGTCCGCAGTGGGGCAAGTACCACACCCTCCGACATCGCAGGCTCACAATTCGGGAGTACACCTGGAA AAGTAGAAGAGGATGGTGAAaataaag GTTTATCTGATCTTTCGACGGCATCACAAACAACCTTGACCCCAGGAATAAAGGAAGGAATCCTTAACATCAAGAAGCAGACGACAGAACTTCGCTCTGATTTACGTAATATTCGGCGGCTTCACCAACTCAATAAGGAGTGTATACAGGAGTCAATTCAAGAGACGTTGGAGAAAATTACC AAAGTTTTATCTACTGTTCCGGGCTCAGAGAACCAAGTCCTTCGTAAACAGCGCAGTGAAACTGATGTCCATTTAAAATCCTACATCAGTGACAAGGCTATGGCGTTTACAGAACTAAG TGACCTTGAGGCATGTGTAGAAGAGCTTCGGTTTGATGTTCTGTCTAGACATTGTCTAGTGAACATGGCTGATGTGGAAGGGATGGCTCTTCTTCTTAGTCAAGTGGCTCGGTGTCTAGGGGAACTCAAAG GTCTATTTCCATCACTACAAGAAGAAGTCAAACATGTGCTGGCGGGTGAAATGGAGGTAGTGGTCAAGGAAGAAAA ATTCCTGAAAGATGAGCCTGAAAGTTTGGAAGAAGGTTTAAAACGTTGCAAGAAACTTACCAATACACTGTTTACATTAAAAAG ACTTGCCTCAGTACAAGAACATCGTCCCCATCAGAAAACTGGACAGACGTTGGGAGGTAAACTACCTACAGATGGTGACCGTAAACATCTCCTCGACAACATCTCAGCCCTCGTCCCCGACCATAACGCTCGCATACAGAAACTGGAG GAGGCAGATGCCTCAAGggaaaggaagaaaaaaatagtaGTTAAACAGGAAGCTTTAAAGTTTGGGAGGTCACTAGAAATGGCAACTCGAAGTCTGAAGCCAGCTTCTTCCAAGGAACAGTTGGAAAAGGGAAATGAAGTGACAGTTCAGGGCACTGAGACACAAGGTACAGGATCAAAGGTAAAAGGCTCACCAAGTCTTGTGCATAAAACTACCTCAAGTACAACAGATGCACCAACAAAATCATCCTCTCTTCCTCCCAGTGGAGATAAAGTGCGAGTGGTAAAAGACAAACAGACAGAACGGACAAAGAGTGAGCCTCGGCCTTTCCTAACGGAAAAAAGTCGATCATTGGACAACCAGTTAGATTCGAGAGATCTTGCCATGTCTGACTCAACAGTCATGAGGAAGCCAGCTGTAGTGGTTAGTGCTGAGCTGCCGTCTGCCAGTAAGTGTGTACCTGTGGAAAGCTCTAAAAGTCAAGTTAATGGTGACAGAATGGCTGCTGGTAAGCCAGTTACAACAAACGGTAAAAACGGCAGTTCAAAGCGCTCAAAAAGTGTGGACAGTGGTGCCATGGATGAGAAAGATGTAAAACGAAACGCTGAAATTCTGAGAATTCAGAAAAACGCTGCTCGAGCAAATTTCTTCAGTTCAATTACAACACCTCCTACATCTCCAGAGGAGGAGAAAAAATCAGCGTCTACCCCTAATGGGGCGAAGGCAATGGACTATACTGTACGAATGTCTcctgtcaaggtcacagtgtgTGGAGAAACTCAATACACTGTTACTCCCTCTGGCTCAAACACACATCGGAACACAGTGCCAGGCTCCTCTGGCAAGCCTACATTCTTACCTGTATCCTCCAAAAGGGAGAAATCTAGTGAGAGTAAAAGTGCCACACCGTCTCCCACTACCCCGAGTTATGTAATAACCCCAGGAGGTACACGTGTTAGTAACATTCCAAGGATCTCTCCTCAAAAAACTGGTGCTTCTGTACAAATCCGTGATATAACTGAACCAAAGATTTCATCGTCATCTAAAGATTCTGTGTCATCAAGTGCAAATGGATCAAGTGCAAAATCAAACGGTAAAGTGACTGAGAAAGTAGAGAGGAAAGCTAGTGTAGACAATGGAGCAGACACGAGACAAAAGAGGGCTCCACCTCCCCCACCTCCCAGGAAAAGTAGTAGTCGCCCAAGTTCTTCCATAAATCCCCATGGGCCTGTGTCTCCGGTCCATTCTGAGGCTGACCCCCAGGACTCCAGTGTTGTGACTGGTCATCGTATGGGGCCGGCCCTGAACGTTGGCACTCTCACATCAACGCCCAAGGCTGGTATCACACATAAGCCCactacaaaatttgaaaaagatttAGCTGGTGGCAAAAGTGTAAGTAGCTTAGGCAATGGTGAAAAGAGGAAAACAGAATCTACAAAGGCTGATAAAGTCGAAACTCCTGTGTCAAAATCAGACAATGTACCAGTAGCAGCATTGAAATTTGACGATGCATCTGATCAAAGTGAGGCTGCGGCAGTAGCGAGGCGGGAGGAGCGAGAGGGAAGCAGTGAGAGTACCACAAGTTCTAGTTCACTGGACTCACAACAGGGTACAGTAGTGCTGAGGTGTACCAGTAAATCTAACAGGAAACCCAAACCTCCACCTCCAGCTCGCCGCTCTAGTCTGCCTCTCGGCAACAACCCTCCTGTAGAAAGGACCCACAGTAGTGGCAGGTCAAAGGTGAATGGGAGACGAGAGAGCGAGGGAGAGTTGGGCTGA
- the LOC138314620 gene encoding SRC kinase signaling inhibitor 1-like isoform X13: MSNVEGPVSNFSRGGYMRSSLPIVRSPPNTYERPMGFVFLIYREETRRAVLPNEITHLDTVRAMFVRAFPQKLNLEILESPRRKIYILEPKSSIYYQLEDLRDIRDRAVLKIHECDSFEPQKIKEPAPETRGKLVQPPAGQRGPGFPGDSPATAITDHVRKAQTMPASMAHSYPTYVEMEYERPRSQTPDPVRMSRSQGSSSGTYGRVMYQSPERQLSLERPNLRPIPENHQMQNGYIPNNKVQYDDMDGRGQPIYGHLTSSRSQPPPGDPLRRAFSPPPSSAVSQDYDHFRAPGGPAPGAPPQTYVAHGTRASNVSAPQRATGPGNDPRHAMHNNRHSLAFTPMADKTVSPTKPTVTNGVPRSQSYRVAPDTDRSVSLPQRPRSVTPQPVPPDVDPKYDDWFRMDKMEAQIANLAAWVQTAVVSTNSSRASSVRSGASTTPSDIAGSQFGSTPGKVEEDGENKGLSDLSTASQTTLTPGIKEGILNIKKQTTELRSDLRNIRRLHQLNKECIQESIQETLEKITKVLSTVPGSENQVLRKQRSETDVHLKSYISDKAMAFTELSDLEACVEELRFDVLSRHCLVNMADVEGMALLLSQVARCLGELKGLFPSLQEEVKHVLAGEMEVVVKEEKFLKDEPESLEEGLKRCKKLTNTLFTLKRLASVQEHRPHQKTGQTLGGKLPTDGDRKHLLDNISALVPDHNARIQKLEEADASRERKKKIVVKQEALKFGRSLEMATRSLKPASSKEQLEKGNEVTVQGTETQGTGSKVKGSPSLVHKTTSSTTDAPTKSSSLPPSGDKVRVVKDKQTERTKSEPRPFLTEKSRSLDNQLDSRDLAMSDSTVMRKPAVVVSAELPSASKCVPVESSKSQVNGDRMAAGKPVTTNGKNGSSKRSKSVDSGAMDEKDVKRNAEILRIQKNAARANFFSSITTPPTSPEEEKKSASTPNGAKAMDYTVRMSPVKVTVCGETQYTVTPSGSNTHRNTVPGSSGKPTFLPVSSKREKSSESKSATPSPTTPSYVITPGGTRVSNIPRISPQKTGASVQIRDITEPKISSSSKDSVSSSANGSSAKSNGKVTEKVERKASVDNGADTRQKRAPPPPPPRKSSSRPSSSINPHGPVSPVHSEADPQDSSVVTGHRMGPALNVGTLTSTPKAGITHKPTTKFEKDLAGGKSVSSLGNGEKRKTESTKADKVETPVSKSDNVPVAALKFDDASDQSEAAAVARREEREGSSESTTSSSSLDSQQGTVVLRCTSKSNRKPKPPPPARRSSLPLGNNPPVERTHSSGRSKVNGRRESEGELG, from the exons ATGTCAAATGTGGAGGGACCGGTCAGTAATTTCTCCAGAGGGGGCTATATGCGATCAAGTCTGCCCATCGTGCGGTCACCACCCAACACCTATGAGAGACCAATGG GATTTGTATTTCTGATCTATCGTGAAGAGACGAGGCGTGCTGTGTTGCCCAATGAGATCACTCACTTGGATACAGTACGGGCCATGTTTGTACGAGCTTTTCCACAGAAACTTAACCTGGAAATATTAGAGTCACCGCGCAGGAAGATCTACATCCTGGAGCCTAAAAGTTCTATCTATTATCAACTGGAAGATTTACG GGACATCCGTGACCGAGCTGTACTGAAGATACACGAGTGTGACAGTTTCGAGCCTCAGAAGATCAAGGAGCCTGCCCCTGAGACCAGGGGCAAGCTTGTACAGCCCCCTGCTGGGCAGAGGGGACCGGGATTCCCTGGGGACTCCCCTGCTACAGCCATTACTGACCAT GTACGGAAAGCCCAGACAATGCCTGCCAGCATGGCTCATTCCTATCCGACCTATGTAGAAATGGAGTATGAAAGGCCAAGATCACAGACACCAGACCCAGTCCGAATGTCAAGGAGTCAGGGGTCATCGTCAGGGACATACGGTCGGGTCATGTACCAGTCCCCTGAACGCCAACTCTCACTTGAACGACCAAACCTAAGACCAATTCCTGAAAATCACCAGATGCAAAATGGCTACATTCCCAATAATAAGGTTCAGTACGATGACATGGACGGCAGAGGCCAACCAATATATGGCCATCTGACAAGCAGTCGAAGTCAGCCTCCCCCTGGGGATCCTCTCCGGAGAGCATTTTCTCCTCCCCCCTCTAGTGCAGTTTCGCAAGATTATGATCATTTTCGAGCACCAGGAGGGCCAGCACCGGGAGCACCGCCTCAGACATACGTTGCCCATGGCACAAGGGCGAGCAATGTTTCAGCACCGCAAAGGGCCACAGGACCAGGCAATGATCCAA gGCACGCTATGCATAACAATCGCCATTCCTTAGCATTCACTCCTATGGCCGATAAAACAGTTTCCCCGACAAAGCCTACAGTTACCAATGGAGTGCCCAGGTCTCAGAGTTACCGCGTTGCTCCAGATACCGATAGATCTGTCTCGTTACCACAGCGACCACGCAGCGTGACGCCGCAACCTGTACCACCTGACGTAGACCCAAAGTATGATGATTG GTTTCGTATGGACAAGATGGAGGCCCAGATAGCCAATCTAGCTGCCTGGGTACAGACTGCCGTCGTGTCCACCAACTCAAGTCGCGCCAGCAGTGTCCGCAGTGGGGCAAGTACCACACCCTCCGACATCGCAGGCTCACAATTCGGGAGTACACCTGGAA AAGTAGAAGAGGATGGTGAAaataaag GTTTATCTGATCTTTCGACGGCATCACAAACAACCTTGACCCCAGGAATAAAGGAAGGAATCCTTAACATCAAGAAGCAGACGACAGAACTTCGCTCTGATTTACGTAATATTCGGCGGCTTCACCAACTCAATAAGGAGTGTATACAGGAGTCAATTCAAGAGACGTTGGAGAAAATTACC AAAGTTTTATCTACTGTTCCGGGCTCAGAGAACCAAGTCCTTCGTAAACAGCGCAGTGAAACTGATGTCCATTTAAAATCCTACATCAGTGACAAGGCTATGGCGTTTACAGAACTAAG TGACCTTGAGGCATGTGTAGAAGAGCTTCGGTTTGATGTTCTGTCTAGACATTGTCTAGTGAACATGGCTGATGTGGAAGGGATGGCTCTTCTTCTTAGTCAAGTGGCTCGGTGTCTAGGGGAACTCAAAG GTCTATTTCCATCACTACAAGAAGAAGTCAAACATGTGCTGGCGGGTGAAATGGAGGTAGTGGTCAAGGAAGAAAA ATTCCTGAAAGATGAGCCTGAAAGTTTGGAAGAAGGTTTAAAACGTTGCAAGAAACTTACCAATACACTGTTTACATTAAAAAG ACTTGCCTCAGTACAAGAACATCGTCCCCATCAGAAAACTGGACAGACGTTGGGAGGTAAACTACCTACAGATGGTGACCGTAAACATCTCCTCGACAACATCTCAGCCCTCGTCCCCGACCATAACGCTCGCATACAGAAACTGGAG GAGGCAGATGCCTCAAGggaaaggaagaaaaaaatagtaGTTAAACAGGAAGCTTTAAAGTTTGGGAGGTCACTAGAAATGGCAACTCGAAGTCTGAAGCCAGCTTCTTCCAAGGAACAGTTGGAAAAGGGAAATGAAGTGACAGTTCAGGGCACTGAGACACAAGGTACAGGATCAAAGGTAAAAGGCTCACCAAGTCTTGTGCATAAAACTACCTCAAGTACAACAGATGCACCAACAAAATCATCCTCTCTTCCTCCCAGTGGAGATAAAGTGCGAGTGGTAAAAGACAAACAGACAGAACGGACAAAGAGTGAGCCTCGGCCTTTCCTAACGGAAAAAAGTCGATCATTGGACAACCAGTTAGATTCGAGAGATCTTGCCATGTCTGACTCAACAGTCATGAGGAAGCCAGCTGTAGTGGTTAGTGCTGAGCTGCCGTCTGCCAGTAAGTGTGTACCTGTGGAAAGCTCTAAAAGTCAAGTTAATGGTGACAGAATGGCTGCTGGTAAGCCAGTTACAACAAACGGTAAAAACGGCAGTTCAAAGCGCTCAAAAAGTGTGGACAGTGGTGCCATGGATGAGAAAGATGTAAAACGAAACGCTGAAATTCTGAGAATTCAGAAAAACGCTGCTCGAGCAAATTTCTTCAGTTCAATTACAACACCTCCTACATCTCCAGAGGAGGAGAAAAAATCAGCGTCTACCCCTAATGGGGCGAAGGCAATGGACTATACTGTACGAATGTCTcctgtcaaggtcacagtgtgTGGAGAAACTCAATACACTGTTACTCCCTCTGGCTCAAACACACATCGGAACACAGTGCCAGGCTCCTCTGGCAAGCCTACATTCTTACCTGTATCCTCCAAAAGGGAGAAATCTAGTGAGAGTAAAAGTGCCACACCGTCTCCCACTACCCCGAGTTATGTAATAACCCCAGGAGGTACACGTGTTAGTAACATTCCAAGGATCTCTCCTCAAAAAACTGGTGCTTCTGTACAAATCCGTGATATAACTGAACCAAAGATTTCATCGTCATCTAAAGATTCTGTGTCATCAAGTGCAAATGGATCAAGTGCAAAATCAAACGGTAAAGTGACTGAGAAAGTAGAGAGGAAAGCTAGTGTAGACAATGGAGCAGACACGAGACAAAAGAGGGCTCCACCTCCCCCACCTCCCAGGAAAAGTAGTAGTCGCCCAAGTTCTTCCATAAATCCCCATGGGCCTGTGTCTCCGGTCCATTCTGAGGCTGACCCCCAGGACTCCAGTGTTGTGACTGGTCATCGTATGGGGCCGGCCCTGAACGTTGGCACTCTCACATCAACGCCCAAGGCTGGTATCACACATAAGCCCactacaaaatttgaaaaagatttAGCTGGTGGCAAAAGTGTAAGTAGCTTAGGCAATGGTGAAAAGAGGAAAACAGAATCTACAAAGGCTGATAAAGTCGAAACTCCTGTGTCAAAATCAGACAATGTACCAGTAGCAGCATTGAAATTTGACGATGCATCTGATCAAAGTGAGGCTGCGGCAGTAGCGAGGCGGGAGGAGCGAGAGGGAAGCAGTGAGAGTACCACAAGTTCTAGTTCACTGGACTCACAACAGGGTACAGTAGTGCTGAGGTGTACCAGTAAATCTAACAGGAAACCCAAACCTCCACCTCCAGCTCGCCGCTCTAGTCTGCCTCTCGGCAACAACCCTCCTGTAGAAAGGACCCACAGTAGTGGCAGGTCAAAGGTGAATGGGAGACGAGAGAGCGAGGGAGAGTTGGGCTGA